ATTTTCAAACTTTTCAAGCAAATATACgtgtttataattattaaatgaaaagGATTAACAATTAAGTCATATAAATAACTTGATCTAAAAAATTAAAACCTATTGGCCTGAGAAATCATGTTGCTGATACCGTTTTGAGCAATCGgtcccatttttgtttttgtacatgaACAAATTTACCCTCATCAAATAAATTTTTTAAGGAAGTCGATCTTCTCACCAATGCCATTGCAAACTTTTTAACGAGTCAAGGTCATGTGGTCGCCCTGGTGATGGAGAACTTCCCTGACCTGGTGTTCTACTGAATGGAGCTGGCAAAGATAGGGGCCATAGGGGCATTGATCAACTTCAACCTGATGGAGAAATCCCTGCTGCACTGTGTACAGGCCGCCCAGGCGCAATGTGTGGTTTTCTCTGAAGAGATGGCCCCAGGTAATGAGCATttagtttaacctatttatttaagcctGATTGCGCTGAAAGcttaaggcttattgaaatgctcttgagtcggttttttgggtagaaccagtacttggtgtcatttGGGAAGATCTAAACAATATCTTTGGACAACATATACTCTACGCCTTGGCAATTTCTACCATGAGAATTTGTCTAATACTTTATCTCATTATTGGTTACATTTTTACGCTTATTATTATCTGAGAATTAGTCTCTTATGTAAGCTCTTTTATAAGCACAATTTTtagttttcaattttttttattttattcatgctGTTATATGATATGTACATGTCTTGACAATAATATTAGCCCAATGGTCCTCGACAACCAAATTATTGGTCTGCACAAGTAAAAAAAGTATTCTGTTCGGTCAATTGGACAAGTGAACAATTCAATTTATTCTTTTTCTccaattaaagccacacaccttgaaatgaaatacatgtttatcaatacataaagatgcaatttgaaagtgtgcaaaattgtcattaatctttagcctagtaagcaagtaatttataaaaaaaaaataattttaaaaccgaatgtaggatttctatatgtatacgttCATTccgacaaacgcaattatttttaatttttaaggcgcaaaaagatggatttctaccttgtaaccttcagatatattttaattggtattataagttaaaattaaatctatagcctagttagcaagtactttattattttttgaaatggtaccgcttttaaaactgaaagtagaaTTTccagacgtatacgtccatttcaacaaacgcgattatttttaagttttaaagcgcaacaaagacagatttctaccttgtaaccataagatatattctaactggcatagataaaatatgtttcttatttatacataaatttactttcatttcaagatgtgtggctttaactGGCAAACAATTGAGTCATATGGCTTGCAAAAAAACTTGATGAAATTATAATGCTAAAGCGGTAAGTATTCAGAAACACACTTTACTGTTCTGTTAAAAAGGACAATATCACATAGTTCAATTCGCAATACAGTTTCTATTAGTaaccttatatttaattaaacaaagtCCTTCTCACTTGCTGTTTATTAAAGTCATATTTGTTTACAAAGTTGAAACTTATTCAGAAGTACTAGTCAACTTGTTTGTTTATACGTAAGTATGAATATTATGCACACAAATAGGCTTTTAAAGTAAAAATGCTCCTTTATGAATTGTGACATTATGACCTACATGTATAATAGAGAAATACATGAGTATTTGCCTTATAACAAATAAAACCATAGGTCATAGAGCAAACATTTCATTTAGTCTGTTTTGTTTTCTGCATGATTAAACTGCAAACAAAAAAGCACATTGACTGACCTTTTTTCTCACTAATTTGTTTCTATACTAGTCAGTGGATTTGTTACATACTGTAGCATGACGTTATCATATTTTCACCATACTGGTCAGTTGGGTATTTCTCCGGGTACCTCTCAGATTAGCCTCCAAttacaggctaatgagggaatACAATTAATACTTTCAGGTGCGAAATGCACAGGGGTATCTGTAAGGATTGCACATCCAGTATGCCTCATTTTCCCATAAACCAGCTAAAAGGCTTCTGCCAACAACACAAGACCACTCCAAAATTGAAAATCGTTTATTAACAACTAAATACATGTTGCGTAAAATTGCAGCTCAAATCAAAATTTGTCCCAACTTTCCTGAGTCTAATACGTTAATTAGGTACGTTGTAGACCAGGAATGCGAGGGCACACTCCAGGTCCAcaaataatgcagcctcaggcacgGAAGGACCTCATTAACTTCGTAATTAATGCATACTAGTAATTAATTCTTAATTAATTCCATGCTACTTTCGACCGTAACTGACATATCCAGGGATCTTCCCTAGTCTTGCAGCCTGTATTATATGGGCGGCGGGCAGTGCCCAGTGGTCGGTGCAGTCAGTCTGGATCCGTTGTTGGAGAAGAGTCCAACCTACACCCCACCTGCGCCCATCACCAAGTTTACAGGTATAACTAAGATTTGTTGAGGTCATATGAGCCtagttctgggaaatctgggcttaatgctggtgcgtaaagtgtagtcccagattaacccgtgcagttcgcacaagctaatcagggatgacactttctgattaaactggatttttgtttagaaaagatttCCTTCAAATTACATAAAAGAGcgaagtgttatccctgattagcctgtgcgtactgcacagcttaatcttggacgacacttaacactcATGCATTTAGCACTGTTTTCCCTAAGCGAGGCTCACTTAGATTTGAAGTTCTTATATGCATATGATGTGGTGTCACAGTCATGAACGTCTGAAAACCATTACCAAAGCCACTGTAGGTTTTTTCTCACTATTTTTAATTATTACCGTAAAATTTGAGcttaaatttactttaaatttggaaaattattctttgttgataaataacattttactactaattatttgtaagttattttaaaaagattatTCTAATCATACACATGTCTGTATAATGTTTACTACAACTTCAAAACACTTTATTTCTACACTTAACAGctctatttttttataaacatctaaaAGTATAACCAGCGATTAGCAATTTTGGGACTTTAAATAAATTCGTATTGGCAATGAATGCCACTATTTTCTTTTTGTCCATGATCGCTTGTGTCAAAGTATTTGTGATTTCTTTAGTGGACAAAGGAGTCAGTGAATAGGGGCCTAGATAtacattattaatgttaaagtgaAATTATCACATATTTTGTACAGTTATTAAATGATAAAACTAGAACTTTAATGAACAAAAACAAGTTTGTAAAAAAGAATTGTTTTCCATTTGCAAATGCTAACAAGGATATTGATGATTGGTTACAATATTTTATCAGAATTCAGTTTTTGTGTGAACAATATATGAAGTTGTTaaaattttgtttgaattttcagACCGTGTGTTTTATGTGTACACATCTGGAACAACAGGACTACCTAAGGCTGCCATCATTTCTCACTCCAGGTATCAGTCAAACTTATTTGGaaatcatatttattaaaagGATTTTTTTAGACTCAAAgatttctgtctgtctgtttctCAGTAGACACAAACTTGTTAGCTCCATATTAAGCTGTTAATCAAGGTCACCTACAGGGATTCATTacattaagatacatttttaacgGCTTTAAACGGCTAAGTTCTCCAAATGTGTTATGTGTCTTACAACGATGCCTTTGATTGGTGTAGTTAACCTTACCTAGTCTTTCAGGTTCTACTACATGGCCAGTGCTGTGCACATGATGCTGGGACTAACTGATCAAGACATACTATACGACCCTCTACCCCTGTATCACACAGCAGGGGGCATTATTGGTATGGGGCAGGCATTTCTATGGGGGACCACTGTGGTCATCAAGAAGAAATTCTCAGCCAGTGGATTCTGGGATGACTGTTTGAAATATAACTGTACAGTGAGTGTTGTTTATTCTGTAAACATTTTGCAAACAGTGATTGTTTTCTTTAAGAAAGGTCGTAGTGGGTATGGTTCCCACCTAGTGACTGGGAGGTCATGGTTTTATACCCTACAgtggaaccattttttaaatctGCTCCAAGGACACAACATACTGGTTCTACCTAGGACTTGTGTGAGTcttaataagccttaggctttcaatggaATCAGGCTTAAATAAGTAGGTTTAGATGAAACTAGATGTTTTTGTCCTTTGTTTTTCAAGAGTGTAACCATTACTTCATTGATAACTGGAACTATTATTTGTGTAAAGTTACGTTTGTGTCCTGCCATCATAGTTATTCATACATTTTGTCCAGAATCAAATAATTGataattcttttttttacatCAATGACTTACATTGCACTTAATTCTTACTGTAAAACTGGTTGGGGTATAAGTGTAATGCATATTCGGATACTTGGATAAGAAGCAAAACAGAATAAAAACATAGCAAACAACAACTAATGTTAGTTTTAGTAAGAAAATATGTATCCAAAAAGAAATGAACAGTTAGAAATATACAGGTTAAATACACATTTTGTAAGaacatatataaatttgcaatttgcaaacactAGGTCTGTGCAGAGGGATAAAATAAACTTATACGTCTGAAGACATCAGTTTAAGTCTTAAAACTGTAATTCATTTGAGAATTTCTTAATCACCACTTTTGTTTTATCACATTAAACATTTGTCAATTATTTCTTCATTACAGGCAGCACAATACATTGGTGAGATATGTCGTTACTTGATGGCTCAGCCGTTCCGACCAACCGAGAATCAGCATCGCGTGCGAGTCATGTTTGGCAATGGGCTTCAGCCAGGATTGTGGCGTTATTTCCAGGCGAGATTTGGCGTGAAAAGGATTGGCAAGTTTTATGGTGCCGCTGAGGGAAATTGTAATATCAGTGAGTATAAATTGTAGTATGAGTGATGTATGGATTGAAACATGAGGAAAGTATGGTTTGTAACATCAGTGAGGTACACTTTGTGATATCAATGAGGTATAGATTGTTAAGTCAGTGAAGTATATATTGTAACATCAGTTAAGTATAGATTGTAACACCAGGGAGGTATTGATTGTAACATCAGTGAGGTATAGATTGTAACATCAGTGAGTACACATTGTAAAATCAGTTTGTATAAATTGTTAATATCAGTAATGTACATATTATAACATGAGTGTGTACAAATTGTAACATCAGTCAGCATAAATTTTTATTTAAGTGATGTATGAATTGCAATATCAGTGATGTATGAATTGCAACATTAGTGATGTATGAATTGCAATATCAGTGAAGTATGAATTGCAACATAAGTGATGTATGAATTGCAATATCAGTGATGTATGAATTGCAACATTAGTGATGTATGAATTGAAGTATCAGTTATGTATGAATTGCAATATCAATGATGTATTATTGAAtgtgtaaattataaaataagtgaaTATACATCTTAACATCAGGCAGTATAAATTGTAATGAGTATAAACTGTCAAAACAGTTAGTATGAATAGAAAAAAAGTAAGTATAAATTCTTAAAACAGGGTGTTTAAATTGTTATAACTATGAGAACAAATTAAATATTCACTAACTAACAAATTTTTGTATATTCTTCATATTGGTAAAATTGAAAACCATAAAGAGTTATAAATCTTTATTTTACACGAAGGAAACCTTGTACATGATTTGATTTCCAGTCAATATTGACAAGACTATTGGGGCCTGTGGTTTCACCTCCATGATTGCTCCGTTCATGTACCCAGTGACCTTGATAAAGGTCGACGAAGACAATAACATCATGACGGACATATTTGGAGTCTGTGTGCGGGCAAAACCaggtaaaaaaaagataaaagtttcAAATGTTCTCACCCTTTTTCTTAATTTGTATTTTGCttgttttatatgtatacatcaagttatatttattttgctGCACATGTGTTTATAAATTGCACTACATACTACAATATTTTTGGTGTCATACTAATAGGTTACCTACAACCATACATTTAGTGTATTACTCAttgttaatgcatttttttttgtttgttatttaaacgCCATCTTTTCCGATATTTTGCAAAATGTAGTCTTCTTGCTTCTGAAATAGACATCTCGCCAACTGTCGATCAGATTCTTATCTAAATATGGATTGACCAATCAGTGATCGATAAATTGTGCGCGCCAGTGGCTAACGACATGATCGCCATTTTCTAGAATGCGTAGTTCTCAtttattcaacgagtttcgtttattgtcccctaccggtgaaagcggaggggacttatggtttgcgctctgtgtgtcagtcagtcagtttgtctgtctgtccgtcacatttttctggatattgcgataactttaaaagttcttcatattttttcatgaaacttgcaacatggattgatggcaatatggacattatgcacgtcatttcattttgttcctacgttaaaaattgtggttgctatggcaaccaaaaaaaaaataatctgaaaatggctgtatttctgacaatggtggagccggtaggggaccatattgcttgacaatagccttgttttttttttggaaaataatagaaaataaaatataaagaaatcgtgtaaataaggtttatgtaactcggacagATAGATAAGTTAGAGgaatttaatttatacaatttccaacgcggaaatgtggtcttgacaagcgcgagtggaagcttcaatgtgtagaattacaaAAATCCCCCttatagaaaattaatttatttcttaaactgaaaatgtcatataagcaatattaagtatgaattatatcgcGTGTATATGTAAACTAATAGGGAAAATTGGTATATGagtaacttaacgaaatcaacgTTAGATCGCTTTTCAtgtcagaaaaaaattgacactattttatgttactatttttatAAAAACGTATCGATACCACCGTCTTGTTGTTCTGCACTTTTAATTATAATGATTGATAATTGTCCCATAagtaatgtttaaaatgattaatatcacttttatacgtaataacatgggggatttcggtatcCGATCGGCGTCAAAAAGCGTGTAAAACATAAGTGAAATTCCAGTTAAAAAGCGCTTTTTGTGTGAAATACATGTGGACAAAATGTTTCGTTattattttcgtaaataacatgggtaaataccagTGTAAGaggtgtttattttaaataagtgCGCAAGCGTTTGGAAGCGTGTTAAAAGTACCGAAATACCCGTTATACATAGCTTATGTTCTTTATAAACTGaaattttttgcatttgcatattaaatatatGACGCAAATTCCTTTTACTAGTGTTATATGGGATgaaaaaaagtccataaaaatcttCCGGAATATCGCATTATCGATAggcaatctaaaggcaataaagTCACTTCACTTAGGTGATAACTTGTCTAGGTTTTTTAAGCGCTATGCCACGCgactaagtgggcggagcgatcatcgtccaggcgagatgtcaattgaATCATGCACAGAACATATAATTACATTGATGATTAAAACCGTTTCCTTGTGTTTGTAATCATTAAGAATAAGTATAAACAACGCCATGATTTAGTAAGTTAATTACTCTGTTTTACAATATTCTTCTTATTAAGATGGGCTATGTTTTGGTACGATAATTACGTATTATACTTACAGAGTTAGATACTTTACACAATAAACTAGACTAATACAAGTTCTATGAACAGCATACTATTGCAATATTCCATGTATAATATACCGTTTTCAACATTTTCTTATAATACAGAAACAAATCAGAAACAATGGTATATTAACTTAACAATGTATTTTTCTATCATTAAGGGTCTAAGCAAgctgatgtatatatatattaaaatgtctgACGCACCCTATAATGGTGCTTTTTGTTATCTCTTGAACAATATTCTTGCTCTGGGCAATACGTTTTCTtttgtgttgacaaaaagtaatatgtatattatatatcacTAAAGACATCTTTGATTTGAAGGTGAGCCTGGGGAGTTGGTGGGAAAGATAGTGGCAGGTGACCCCCTGAGACAGTTTGATGGCTATGTCAGCAAGGAAGCCACTGATAAGAAGGTGGCCATGAACGTGTTCAAGAAGGGAGACATGGCCTACCTTACTGGTATGCTGGCTGTTAGGGATATTGTAGAGGCATATGTACACATAAAAGTCCACAAttgacataattattataaatccTAAGCTTATGACAAACCTTTTATGTATTGTGGCAGTTTTCAATATAGTATAGGGCACATATGTTTATAGAGCTCGTTTTTTTACCAACTTacttattaattattaatcatcAATTGATGACTTTCTATACTGGAACGGCAGATATTTAGTAATATGTAAAGGGGAAACTTCATCTATAAAGATGAATTTTTACAGGCTACATATTTGTTGTAAATCTTAccatttatcaaataattaaccaggttttccgaaggagaaaactggttattagattggcgaatgcgggctggctggctggctggctggctggctgactggctggctggctggctggctggcgggctggcgggcgggcggaacaagcttgtccgggccataactatgtcgttcattgtcagattttaaaatcatttggcacatttgttcaccatcattggacggtgtgtcgcgcgaaataattacgtcgatatctccaaggtcaaggtcacactttgagttcaaaggtcaaaaatggccataaatgagct
This is a stretch of genomic DNA from Dreissena polymorpha isolate Duluth1 chromosome 7, UMN_Dpol_1.0, whole genome shotgun sequence. It encodes these proteins:
- the LOC127837265 gene encoding LOW QUALITY PROTEIN: long-chain fatty acid transport protein 1-like (The sequence of the model RefSeq protein was modified relative to this genomic sequence to represent the inferred CDS: deleted 2 bases in 1 codon; substituted 1 base at 1 genomic stop codon), encoding MGGGQCPVVGAVSLDPLLEKSPTYTPPAPITKFTDRVFYVYTSGTTGLPKAAIISHSRFYYMASAVHMMLGLTDQDILYDPLPLYHTAGGIIGMGQAFLWGTTVVIKKKFSASGFWDDCLKYNCTAAQYIGEICRYLMAQPFRPTENQHRVRVMFGNGLQPGLWRYFQARFGVKRIGKFYGAAEGNCNIINIDKTIGACGFTSMIAPFMYPVTLIKVDEDNNIMTDIFGVCVRAKPGEPGELVGKIVAGDPLRQFDGYVSKEATDKKVAMNVFKKGDMAYLTGDVLIMDEYGYMTFRDRTGDTFWWRGENVSTCEMETTISKIIGLSDAVVYGVEVTGAEGRAGMAAIVDPEHKINLNEIKLCKALQEKLPPYSRPLFIRRMEKAADTTGTHKLKKTTLQTEGFNPHKTQDRLFYMNNKTGXYEPLTLDIYGDICKQKIRF